The sequence GTGCTGGAACCTCCTAGCTTGATATATACAGATTACCGGAGTTGAAAGATGCGCGCTAAGAGCGCACCCTTTCAACTCCAATAAAATTACCTGTAACCAATAGTGTAATTTTTCTCTCCCCACAATGAAGTAACCCTGCCTCCGTAAGGGTTGGTGGCGTAAAATCTTTTATTTCGTCTTGTCCCCAGGTTCAACCTGGGAACGATGTTACTCAGGCTCCGCCTATAATTGCAGGATCTAAACTTCTGGATCCTGAATTCTGTTTTGATAAAACAAAACCCTGCAATCTCTTGATTACAGGGTTTTAATTTAATTGGTAGCGGGAAGTGGATTTGAACCACTGACCTTCGGGTTATGAGCCCGACGAGCTACCAGGCTGCTCTATCCCGCGTCGTCTTCTATAGTATAACCATAACATTCCTAATTTGGCAACTATAAAAGCGAAAGTTCTCCAACAACTTCTAAACGCTTAAATCTTCCTAGACTAATAAACGTCTCTGAAAGGCTTTCAGCAACTGTTGGACTAATCCACCCCATCTGCTGAAGTAAGTGGATTGCTACTGCATACTTAGCGCGTTTGGCTCCGTCTATCACTTTAATTGCCAAACCCATGCCTTCGCCAACTCTACCAATACACTGAATTCCTTCGGCTCCAGCTTTACTTACCAATTCTCCCTCTGTTAATTCCATCAGGCGTGTATCAAATTCGCCTTCTCCTGCCACCAATGCAGGATGATGAGTCATAGCACGCACAATGCGCTCTAAATCCAAATTTTCACCCGAAGCTAACTGGGCATAGAGGGAAGCTATTTGCCCCATTTGCATCAAATAAGTAGGAGCGCCACAATCATCATGAACGGCGATAAATTCTTCTCCAGGCATCCGCAGCAATTCGGACACTTTACTCAAAATTAGCTTCTGAATTGGATGGTTACGCTGCAAATAATTGCTAGTCGGCAAACTGCGTTGTTGGCAGACAGCTAACATTCCAGCGTGTTTGCCAGAACAGTTATATTCTAAGGGGCTACGCTTTCCTTCTGGAATTGGACACTGAAGTATTGATGGATCTATATCACAGCGCCACAAGATATTAAAAACTTGTCGTGTCTGTTCAATGGTTCCCTGGTGGGAACTACAAATAATTGCTAAGTCTCGGTCGGTAAGATTGTAGCGTTCTAGTGTTCCAGTAGTTGTGACTGCCAAGGCTTGAAAAGGTTTTAATGCTGAACGGACAAAAAATGCCGTTTCTGCATTACCTGCTACTGATAGAACACGCCCTCGGTTATCACAGACAACTGCTTGGACGCGATGAGTGGATTCAGCAATCCCTTCACGGAGCAATCCTACTTCCAGTTCTGGTGCTTGAGTTCTTTTTCCCCTGGTCATGGGTAAGATTTATTACTTTTTTGATCTTTAACTTTTATCACAAAAAATTCCAGATTAAGCTACCACCTAAGAAACATAGCATCATAAATCCCAATGTTTGCTTAAGGCGCAACATAATCGGTTCGATTTGGTAGTTGACAAGCAAGCGATCGCGGGTGCGAATTTCTGGGGTTTTCGTCCAGGTTTGCCCGTCGTACCAACCAGACTCTTCATAAAATATCGTCTCACTCTGCAAGCGATCGCGTACATAAGACCAACCTAAGTACAAGCGCAACAGAGTTAATCCCACAAATATACTAGCTATTGCTGCACCATAAAGTAGAAACTGACCTAAATGCTTTTGAGGCACAAAACTAGCAGCAGCTAATGGTGCAGCTATCAACCAACTCCATAACCAGACACAACCCAGCTTCTTGAGATATGCTTGCATATCTAGAGTTACCCAGTTAAAAAACCAAGAGTCTTTCAATTGCTGATACTCATTAATGGGTTGTTGTTCTGTGGGAACTGGGCAAACAGAAACAGAAGACTCCATTCAATTATCAATTAACAATTATCAATTATCAATTATAGAAGGCTAGCTTTTAACTAGAGTTATGGGAAATCTTGCAC comes from Oculatellaceae cyanobacterium and encodes:
- a CDS encoding asparaginase, with amino-acid sequence MTRGKRTQAPELEVGLLREGIAESTHRVQAVVCDNRGRVLSVAGNAETAFFVRSALKPFQALAVTTTGTLERYNLTDRDLAIICSSHQGTIEQTRQVFNILWRCDIDPSILQCPIPEGKRSPLEYNCSGKHAGMLAVCQQRSLPTSNYLQRNHPIQKLILSKVSELLRMPGEEFIAVHDDCGAPTYLMQMGQIASLYAQLASGENLDLERIVRAMTHHPALVAGEGEFDTRLMELTEGELVSKAGAEGIQCIGRVGEGMGLAIKVIDGAKRAKYAVAIHLLQQMGWISPTVAESLSETFISLGRFKRLEVVGELSLL
- a CDS encoding CGLD27 family protein, with translation MESSVSVCPVPTEQQPINEYQQLKDSWFFNWVTLDMQAYLKKLGCVWLWSWLIAAPLAAASFVPQKHLGQFLLYGAAIASIFVGLTLLRLYLGWSYVRDRLQSETIFYEESGWYDGQTWTKTPEIRTRDRLLVNYQIEPIMLRLKQTLGFMMLCFLGGSLIWNFL